A window of the Panulirus ornatus isolate Po-2019 chromosome 65, ASM3632096v1, whole genome shotgun sequence genome harbors these coding sequences:
- the fsd gene encoding putative transmembrane protein 183BP isoform X3, with translation MLNIEEDMLNMEEEDKPWDEKDDSDDLISDEENCHRHKTGHKKRKSRKIIYSDDAESTNYPLDIWFMISEHIQPEDVGRFAGVCQATYSITRTAGFWISLYKRHHKWVIELPENLTFWNMNNVRGLRAAVIRSLFYMYSPFCARIAAEKPLSSVPTHLLRSQCVLQWHSKIGTHHKYFFKFIDSNQNRNLKDGRKKLVFVEETHKLVNLNPEDGCFIIEATCNAVCATAMVIGEFLYHAGLGLTTNLCSHRLRLCFVPSHLLPRSASFTARKYQIPATEILLDPVSDVRIYPWWHPQYWKCMPNTCFS, from the exons AtgctgaacatagaggaggacatgctgaacatggaggaggaggataaaccatgggatgaaaaagatgatTCAGATGACCTCATCTCTGATGAAGAAAATTGCCATAGACACAAAACAG gtcataagaaaaggaaaagtagaaaaattatatattctgATGATGCCGAGAGTACAAACTATCCATTAGACATATGGTTTATGATAAG TGAACATATTCAACCAGAGGATGTAGGAAGGTTTGCTGGTGTTTGCCAGGCTACATACTCCATAACAAGAACTGCAGGATTCTGGATTTCTCTGTATAAAAG ACATCACAAGTGGGTTATTGAGCTTCCAGAAAATCTTACATTTTGGAATATGAATAATGTCAGGGGCCTTAGAGCAGCAGTGATTCGCTCGTTGTTCTACATGTATTCACCATTTTGTGCTCGAATAGCAGCAGAAAAGCCCTTAAGTAGTGTTCCTACACACTTGCTGCGCTCCCAGTGTGTTTTGCAGTGGCACTCT AAAATTGGTACTCATCACAAATATTTCTTCAAGTTTATTGACTCAAATCAAAATAGAAATTTAAAAGATGGTAGAAAAAAGCTTGTATTTGTTGAGGAAACACACAAACTGGTGAACCTCAATCCTGAAGATGGCTGCTTCATCATAGAG gCAACATGCAATGCAGTGTGtgcaacagccatggtgataggAGAATTCTTGTACCATGCTGGACTAGGGTTGACGACTAACTTGTGTAGCCACCGTCTGCGTCTCTGCTTCGTTCCATCGCATCTTTTACCGAGATCTGCATCATTTACTGCCCGCAAATATCAAATTCCAGCCACAGAG